The Rickettsiales bacterium DNA segment ACATTGTAATTTTGAAAAGCCCTAACAAGAGATGAATTTGCTTGAATTTTTCTATACGCATCTATTGTCTCTTGGCTAGCACCATTATCTCCTAAAAATTTAATTGGGTTACTTCCGATTGATTTTATATAGTTTTCAATTTCAGCTAGGGATTTAGTGCCATCTCCATATTGAGATATATAATTATTATATGCTTGCTGAAATGCCTCAAAACCACTCTGATATGCTTTTTGTTTATCTTTATTAGAAGCAAGCCAAGATGCTGTTAAATCTGTTTGAACATAAAGGTTTATATCTGCCTCAAGATTTTTAGGAACTATTCCATTTGCACCAAGCAAAGTATTCCACAATAAATATTCAGCTTGCTGCTTGTTTAGCAAAATTTCACTCTTATTTAACGGAAAATTAGGCATTAATTAAACTTAAAAATACAAACAACATTAATAAAATCATCATAACATATTGTTATTATAACAAATAAACCTTAAAAAAGGGTAAAGAAATTGAAGATTTTTCTAAAATTTTGTTAAAAAAGTTGGAGTTTAGATAAGCAGTTGATTTATAAGGCGTTTTATAGTGTAAGCATTTAATAAATTTAGATTTTATCCACTTAACCGCCAATTGTCACCCCGCATTTATTGCGGGGTTAATTGTTGAAAGTATTTCCAAACCTAAGTTTTGACCTTGTTTTATGTCTTACCCCGCAATAAATGCGGGGTGACACTTTGTTTGAAACAACTAATGACTAAAGGCCAAAGCCCAGCAACCAAATACTACCCAATCATCGCATCTATTTCAAGCCAGCGGGATTCAAGTTTTGCAAGTTCTTCCTGCAATTCTGAGAGTTTTTCAGAGGTTTTTAGGAAATTTTCATAATCATCAGAATAAAATTCAGGATCTAAAAGTTTTTGATTTAATTCAGAAATTTCCTTTTCTAAATTTTCAATTTGCTGGGGAATATTATCATAATCATATTGCAATTTATATGAGATTTTTTTCGGCTTTTCCTTTTCTATAATTTTTTCTTGCTCAGAAATTTTTTGATTATTATTTGCTGGTTTTGTAGTTGTTTTTTTATTTTGTGTTTCCGCCTCTAAACTCTGCTTATATGCGAGGTAATCACTATAGCCACCAACTAAGTTTTCAATATTTCCACCACCTTCAAACGCTAAAATTCTTGTAACAATTTGGTCTAAAAAATCCCTATCGTGGCTTACTACAATCAAAGTGCCTTTATAGGCGGAAAGTATATCTTCCAGCATATCTAGCGTATCCATATCCAAATCGTTTGTGGGTTCATCAAGGATAAGTAAATTGCCGGGATTTGCTAAAACTTTTGCAAGCATCAAGCGGTTTTTCTGGCCACCTGAAAGAGTTCCCACCATATTTTTTGCGTCTTTGGGATCAAACATAAATTTCTTTAAGTAGCCACAAACATGCATTTGTTTGCCTGCAACATTAACAAAATCGCCACCTTCAGGGCATAGAGTTTGCCAAAGGGTATTGGTATTATCCAAATCAATTCGTTTTTGATCAAAGTAAGAATATATTGCCGTTTTTGAAAGTTTTACTGAGCCGGAATCCGCTTTCATCTGCCCAAGAAGCAACTTCAAAAAGGAGGTTTTGCCCGAGCCATTTTTGCCAAGCACGCCAATCCTATCACCTTTGGTAATCTTCAAATTAAATTTATCTAGGATAGTTTTTTGATTATTATTTTCGTCAGTAAAAAATTTTGAAGCATTGTAAAACTCGGCAACAATTTTACTATCAGAATCAATTTCAACTGGCTTAATTTCAATTTTTTTGATTGCGTGTTTATAGCTGGAAATATCTTGCTTTAATTTTTCACGAGCTTTTTTAATTTCCTCAACCCTGCGAACATTTCTTTTTCTGCGAGCTTTAATGCCTTTGGTTGCCCATTCAACTTCGGCTTCCATAATTTTTTTTCGCCTTTGAAGCTCACGAGCTTCTTGATCAAGCAACATCTCAGACCATTCATCAAAATAATCAAAGCCCTTAGGGCAGATGCGAATTTTGCCCCTATCAAGCCAAAAAACTTTATTGGAAATATTTTTGAGAAAAGTTTTATCGTGGCTTACGCATAAAAAAGCACCACGATAAGATTTTAGATAATTTTCAAGCCATTCAATACCAGCTAAATCAAGGTGGTTAGTGGGTTCATCAAGCATTAAAATTTCAGGCTCTTCTACTAATGAACGAGCCAAACAAGCACGCCTTAACTGCCCACCAGAGAGGTTTTTCATCAAATCATTGGGGTTGAGCTCAAGGGGTTCAGTAACAAAATAAACAAGGTAATGATAATCTTCTGTTTGCTTTTCAGGTGGAAGAATTTTGAAGATAAAATCAAAAACTTTTTCATCAGGGTTAAACAAAACATCTTGCTCAAGATAGCCAATTTTAATGTTAGGTGCGATAATTCTTTTGCCTCTATCAAGCTCTTTATGACCACTAATAATGCTCATCAAAGTTGTTTTGCCAGAGCCATTTTTGCCCACTAAGCAAATTCTATCGGTTTGATGAATATTAAAAGATAAATCTTCAAAAATTGGCTTATTACCGAAGGTAACCATCGCCTCTAAAACGGAAATTAATAAATTAGACATTTCTAGTTACTTACTTTCCTTCTTGATTAACCATTTGGCGTTTGATTTTTCGTCAAGCCACCAAGTGTCAGTTGCAAGGCCATATTTAGGGGTTTTATCAGGCTTACCAAATTTATTCCAATAAACTAAACGGAAGGCTGGCAAATTCCAATGTGGCACAACATAATAATTATGCTGCAAAACTCTATCAAGTGCAGATGCCCCATAAATTAGTGTTTCCTTATCTTTTGCAGTAATTATTGTATCAATTATAGAATCAACCACAGGGTTTTTTATACCCATAATATTGCCACTACCTTCAACATTTACCATTGAGGAATGGAACATATCCACCAGCTCATTACCTGGAACAGAACTTCCGCCAAGAGTTGTAACAACCATATCAAAATCAAAATCATCAAGCCTTCTTTGATATTGTGATGGATCAACAAATTTTGTTTTTGCGATAATGCCGAGCTTCCTTAAATTCTGCCCATAAGGCTCAATAATCCTATCAAATGTTGAGGAGTTAGTAAGGAATTCAATTTCAAAGGCTTCGCCTTTTTCATTCATTAATTTACCTTGGTTAATTTTCCAGCCCGCTTCTTCAAGTAAACTCCTTGCCTTCATTAGGTTAACCCTATTTCTGCCAGTCCCATCAGTAACTGGCGGGTTATATTCTTCAGTGAAAATATTTTCAGGAATTTTATCTTTGAAAGGTAATAAAATTTCCAGCTCTTTTCCTTCTGGAAGGCTCGTTGCCTCATATATAGAGTTTGAAAAGTAACTTCTTGATCTAGTGTAGGAGCTATAAAAAATTGTTTTATTTGTCCACTCAAAATCAAAAGCTAGTTCAAGTGCTTTTCTAACACGTACATCTGCAAACTTATCTTTTCTAAGGTTCATAGCAAAGCATTGCATACCAGTTGGCAATTTATGAGGGATTTCTTCCTTCACAAATTCGCCACTTTCTAGTTGAGGAATATTGTAAGAATTCGCCCAAATTCTTGCGATATTTTCCTGCCTCATATCATATGCACCAGCTTTTAGGGCTTCAACTGCAACGGTTTCATCTCTATAATATTCATAAGTAATTTTATCAAAATTATATCTACCGATATTAACTGGCAAATCTGCCCCCCAGTATTCTTCAAACCTTTCATATTCAATAGTTTTGCCAACATCAACTTTTGCAATTTTATAAGGACCACTGCCAAGAGGAGCTTCAAGGGTCGTTTTATCAAATTCTCTATCTTTCCAGTAATGTTTTGGAAGAACTGGAAGTTCACTCAAAATAAATGGAAGCTCTCGATTATTATCACGCTTAAAATTAAATTTTACAATTCGCTTATCTAACTTTTCAACGCTCTCAACATCAGAGTAATATGATTTGTAAAATGGATTACCTTTATTAAGTAATGTATCAAAGGTAAAAATTAAATCATCAGCAGTAATTGATTTTCCGTCGTGCCATTTTGCTTTTTTATTAAGAACAAAAATCATAGATTTTTTATCTTTCGCAACCATAACCCTTTCTGCAATTAAGGGGTATCTAGTAAAAATTTCATCACTATTTGAAACCATTAAATTATCATAAATTAGCCCTAATCCAGTCGCAGAAATCCCTTTTAGAATATACCCATTTAAGCTATCATAAGTTCCAATTGCCGCATATTTCACAGCACCACCTTTTGGTGCATCAGGGTTTACATATTTGAATTTTTTAAGATTAGTTTCAAAAGTTGGCTTGCCAAATAATTTTAATGCGTTGCCACAATAATACCCTTCAAAACAATCTTCAGAATAAGCTGGCAATGCGAAAAAAAACATTTGTATAAAAATTATACAATAGATAAAATTCGAACTAATTCTGTTTGATTTCATAATAAATTTATTTATTTGGTTTTGGGGCTTCCACTATGGTAGTTTTTGGTAGATGATATTGCAAAGTTTATCAGTTAAATCAATTTATATTTTTTACTTTAGTGTTAATTTTTAGAATAATTATTATATTATTTTTACTCTTAGCTAATAACTTCGGTTATGCTTTTGCTAACCCTAAATTATTTCAGATAAAA contains these protein-coding regions:
- a CDS encoding ABC-F family ATP-binding cassette domain-containing protein, with the protein product MSNLLISVLEAMVTFGNKPIFEDLSFNIHQTDRICLVGKNGSGKTTLMSIISGHKELDRGKRIIAPNIKIGYLEQDVLFNPDEKVFDFIFKILPPEKQTEDYHYLVYFVTEPLELNPNDLMKNLSGGQLRRACLARSLVEEPEILMLDEPTNHLDLAGIEWLENYLKSYRGAFLCVSHDKTFLKNISNKVFWLDRGKIRICPKGFDYFDEWSEMLLDQEARELQRRKKIMEAEVEWATKGIKARRKRNVRRVEEIKKAREKLKQDISSYKHAIKKIEIKPVEIDSDSKIVAEFYNASKFFTDENNNQKTILDKFNLKITKGDRIGVLGKNGSGKTSFLKLLLGQMKADSGSVKLSKTAIYSYFDQKRIDLDNTNTLWQTLCPEGGDFVNVAGKQMHVCGYLKKFMFDPKDAKNMVGTLSGGQKNRLMLAKVLANPGNLLILDEPTNDLDMDTLDMLEDILSAYKGTLIVVSHDRDFLDQIVTRILAFEGGGNIENLVGGYSDYLAYKQSLEAETQNKKTTTKPANNNQKISEQEKIIEKEKPKKISYKLQYDYDNIPQQIENLEKEISELNQKLLDPEFYSDDYENFLKTSEKLSELQEELAKLESRWLEIDAMIG
- a CDS encoding extracellular solute-binding protein: MFFFALPAYSEDCFEGYYCGNALKLFGKPTFETNLKKFKYVNPDAPKGGAVKYAAIGTYDSLNGYILKGISATGLGLIYDNLMVSNSDEIFTRYPLIAERVMVAKDKKSMIFVLNKKAKWHDGKSITADDLIFTFDTLLNKGNPFYKSYYSDVESVEKLDKRIVKFNFKRDNNRELPFILSELPVLPKHYWKDREFDKTTLEAPLGSGPYKIAKVDVGKTIEYERFEEYWGADLPVNIGRYNFDKITYEYYRDETVAVEALKAGAYDMRQENIARIWANSYNIPQLESGEFVKEEIPHKLPTGMQCFAMNLRKDKFADVRVRKALELAFDFEWTNKTIFYSSYTRSRSYFSNSIYEATSLPEGKELEILLPFKDKIPENIFTEEYNPPVTDGTGRNRVNLMKARSLLEEAGWKINQGKLMNEKGEAFEIEFLTNSSTFDRIIEPYGQNLRKLGIIAKTKFVDPSQYQRRLDDFDFDMVVTTLGGSSVPGNELVDMFHSSMVNVEGSGNIMGIKNPVVDSIIDTIITAKDKETLIYGASALDRVLQHNYYVVPHWNLPAFRLVYWNKFGKPDKTPKYGLATDTWWLDEKSNAKWLIKKESK